The following are from one region of the Populus trichocarpa isolate Nisqually-1 chromosome 8, P.trichocarpa_v4.1, whole genome shotgun sequence genome:
- the LOC18101267 gene encoding protein MANNAN SYNTHESIS-RELATED 2 — protein sequence MGVDLRQVVAGVLTLTMFVMLGNMIKRDHFDSVEGKFPGVRDVEFDSEKVSDQGLVTFSKKSTNGPWIESGQELKPCWKESTLDEVEPKGFVTLSLTNGPEYHVSQIADAVVVARYIGATLVLPDIRGSKPGDERKFEEIYDVDKFVKSLDGVVKVVKGLPDDVSIRDFAVVKVPNRISDDHIAEQIKPVFKTNSNIRLATFFPSVNMRKTTKTSASDSVACLAMFGTLQLQPEVNEVVDSMIERLRTLSRKSNGQFIAVDLRVEILEKKGCHGSSSAGTKSCFSAQEIAIFLRKMGFDKDTTIYLTQPRWDESLDVLKDIFPKTYTKESIMPADKKAKFLESEDSEFEKVIDFYMCSQSDVFVPAISGLFYANVAGKRIASGKTQILVPSDIPGSSAAVTSHFSPYISKKNHMAHSCYCK from the exons ATGGGTGTGGATTTGAGACAAGTGGTTGCCGGGGTGCTGACGCTAACTATGTTTGTGATGCTTGGTAACATGATCAAGAGAGACCATTTTGATTCTGTTGAA GGGAAATTTCCAGGAGTTAGGGACGTCGAGTTTGATAGCGAGAAGGTTTCAGATCAGGGTCTTGTGACATTTTCCAAAAAGAGTACAAATGGGCCATGGATTGAGAGCGGCCAAGAGCTAAAACCATGTTGGAAAGAGTCAACTTTAG ATGAGGTAGAGCCAAAAGGGTTTGTCACTTTGTCATTAACTAATGGTCCTGAGTACCACGTCTCACAG ATTGCTGATGCAGTGGTGGTAGCAAGATATATTGGAGCAACTCTCGTACTTCCTGACATTAGGGGAAGCAAACCAGGAGATGAAAG GAAATTTGAAGAAATATATGATGTTGATAAATTTGTGAAAAGCCTGGATGGGGTGGTTAAAGTAGTTAAAGGTCTGCCTGATGATGTATCGATTCGAGATTTTGCTGTTGTCAAGGTCCCTAATCGAATTTCAGATGATCACATTGCTGAGCAAATCAAACCAGTctttaaaacaaatagcaacATAAGACTGGCTACTTTCTTCCCTTCAGTAAATATGAGAAAGACCACAAAAACAAGTGCCAGTGATTCAGTTGCATGTTTGGCGATGTTTGGAACTTTACAGTTGCAGCCAGAGGTTAATGAAGTGGTTGACTCCATGATTGAGAGGCTAAGAACTTTGAGTCGCAAGTCTAATGGACAATTTATTGCCGTGGACTTGAGAGTTGagatattggaaaaaaaaggttgccATGGAAGCAGTTCAGCTGGAACAAAAAGCTGTTTTAGTGCCCAGGAGATTGCTATATTTTTGAGGAAAATGGGATTTGACAAGGATACCACAATCTACCTCACTCAGCCTAGATGGGACGAAAGCCTTGATGTTCTGAAGGATATATTCCCTAAAACTTATACTAAG GAAAGCATAATGCCTGCTGACAAAAAGGCAAAATTCCTCGAATCAGAAGACTCAGAGTTCGAGAAGGTTATTGACTTCTACATGTGCTCTCAGAGTGATGTCTTTGTACCAGCCATCTCTGGCCTATTTTATGCCAATGTTGCTGGTAAGAGAATAGCATCTGGCAAGACTCAAATACTCGTTCCGTCTGACATTCCGGGCTCCTCTGCCGCTGTCACCAGCCATTTCTCCCCCTATATTTCCAAGAAGAACCACATGGCACATTCCTGTTATTGCAAGTAA
- the LOC7490855 gene encoding cell division control protein 2 homolog B, whose product MDQPRYQHCRWIGAGAFGKVYQAIDTKINCVVALKLTELEGDGNDGGVPAVSLREMSVLKEMDHENIIKLLDVVHQDGKRLTLVFEFMDGDLLEFMKAHPDRFSDSNLIKRLLGQILSAVDHCHSRRVFHRDLKPANLLVNQKNYTLKVADFGLAKAFSIPQKKCTPQCITLAYRAPEVLLGSTEHYVAADMWSVGCIFAEMVNQERLFDTVNLKRDPDRDFKKEQLSLIFSILGTPEQDSFIGITFPDCLSNFPEHQPPELRVVVPTLGSTGIDLLSKMLCLDPERRITAAAALRHEYFRDIAGH is encoded by the exons ATGGATCAGCCACGG TATCAGCATTGCAGGTGGATTGGTGCAGGAGCTTTTGGTAAGGTGTACCAGGCTATCGACACCAAAATCAACTGCGTTGTAGCTTTGAAGCTTACAGAGCTTGAAGGTGATGGTAATGATGGAGGTGTACCGGCTGTGTCACTCAGAGAGATGTCCGTCCTGAAGGAGATGGACCATGAAAACATTATTAA GTTGTTGGATGTGGTGCACCAAGATGGCAAGAGATTGACtctagtttttgaatttatggATGGAGATTTGCTCGAATTTATGAAAGCACATCCAGATCGTTTCAGTGATTCAAATCTAATCAAA AGACTCCTTGGTCAAATTCTCTCTGCTGTTGATCATTGTCATTCTCGAAGGGTTTTCCATCGAGATTTGAAACCAGCAAATTTGCTAGTAAATCAGAAAAATTACACACTGAAAGTTGCTGATTTCGGATTGGCTAAAGCATTCAGCATTCCACAAAAAAAATGCACGCCTCAG TGCATAACGCTTGCGTACAGAGCACCAGAAGTATTGCTGGGATCAACAGAACATTATGTTGCTGCTGATATGTGGTCGGTAGGATGCATATTTGCTGAGATGGTGAATCAGGAGCGATTGTTTGATACCGTGAATTTGAAGAGGGATCCTGATAGAGATTTTAAGAAGGAGCAATTGAGCTTAATTTTCAG tATACTGGGTACTCCAGAGCAGGATTCGTTTATTGGAATCACTTTTCCTGATTGTCTATCTAACTTCCCAGAGCATCAGCCTCCG GAACTGAGAGTTGTTGTTCCAACACTTGGATCAACTGGAATCGACCTTCTTTCG AAAATGCTATGCTTGGATCCTGAAAGAAGAATAACCGCTGCTGCTGCGCTTCGTCATGAGTACTTCCGGGATATTGCAGGGCATTAA